The Anaerolineales bacterium region GTGAGCAAAGTGGTCGTGGTCGGTTCGCCGATCGTGGGTTCGTCGCTGGCGGTGCCTCTCAAACTTGCCGGGTATCGTCCTATCGCGTTCATGCTGTTCAACATGATGGGCGTCTTCCGCTTTGGCGTGCGCGCCGCTTCGCCCTTCATCTGCCGCGATGAACGCTTCCCCGCGATGATGGATCGTGATCTTTCGCGGACGACGGTCGAATCATTCCTCCTTTCGATTGCCTCGCTTCGTCGAACGGATCTGCGTCCCATGCTGGACCAGATCCGGATTCCCGCCATGGGAATCTACGGCGACCGCGATATCATCGTCAACCCGAAACAGTGGCAACCTATGCAAAAGGGAATCACGCACGCACACATCGAGCGTTTTCCGCTGGCGGGGCATTTCCCCATGTTAGAGGAGCCGCTTCAATTCTCAGAAAAACTCAAAGCGTTCCTCGATCGCGATGAGAGGACGCG contains the following coding sequences:
- a CDS encoding alpha/beta hydrolase — translated: MSSITTDQGIVHYEVYGRGKPVILLHGWLGSWGLWQETMAYLGKYYRTYAMDFWGFGESGKKRETYAIQDFVGLVNQFMEQLGISRAPLVGHSMGGTVSLSVAIRYPERVSKVVVVGSPIVGSSLAVPLKLAGYRPIAFMLFNMMGVFRFGVRAASPFICRDERFPAMMDRDLSRTTVESFLLSIASLRRTDLRPMLDQIRIPAMGIYGDRDIIVNPKQWQPMQKGITHAHIERFPLAGHFPMLEEPLQFSEKLKAFLDRDERTRPRKATSATLNTSPTPSVTL